A section of the Alkalihalobacillus sp. LMS39 genome encodes:
- a CDS encoding heavy metal translocating P-type ATPase, whose product MVRRRLNVANETHVYKIQGLSCTNCAAKFEKNVKSIKEVQEVDVNFQAAKITVVGDITKQQLEKAGAFDNLRFYKEGEEKVRIPWWKSIPTIRTAISGILLVAAFAIIVQMEAQTPTTNALFLASMVIGGYALFWQGLKNLFSLTFDMKTLMTIAVLGAVAIGELPEGAVVVFLFAISEALETFAMDRARRSIESLVDMSPKTANVKKGEKIEQVAVDAIQIGDVMVVRPGEKIAMDGLVRLGQSSVNQAAITGESMPVVKTAGETVFAGTLNEEGMLEIEVTKTHEDTTLAKMIHLVEEAQAERAPSQAFIDKFASVYTPIIIAIAIGVAIVPPLFFGGEWMTWIYQGLAVLVVGCPCALVISTPVSIVTAIGSAAKQGVLIKGGVHLEEAGHLEVIAFDKTGTLTKGKPEVTNIVTTADITEEEVCQVAAALEQHSQHPLAQAIVQLHRGTLDEVEQFHSDTGKGVRGIVRDVAYRIGSPSYIEEFVTITNTIQADINRLREEAKTVVVLANETKIVGLFALADQIRKESPTLLQQLKKVGIRETVLLTGDHEKTATVIAKQVGVDSVLSNLLPDGKLSYMKDAIAKGKRIAMVGDGVNDAPALATANVGIAMGGAGTDVALETADVVLMKDDLSKLPFTIKLSKKALRIIKQNITLSLVLKIVALLLVIPGWLTLWIAIIADMGATLLVTLNGLRLLKVKK is encoded by the coding sequence ATGGTAAGGAGACGATTGAACGTGGCTAATGAAACGCATGTTTATAAAATTCAAGGGTTGTCTTGTACAAATTGCGCAGCGAAGTTTGAGAAAAATGTAAAAAGCATAAAAGAAGTACAAGAAGTAGATGTTAATTTTCAAGCAGCGAAAATTACAGTTGTCGGTGATATTACGAAACAGCAATTAGAAAAGGCGGGTGCTTTTGATAATCTCCGTTTTTATAAAGAAGGAGAAGAAAAAGTAAGAATTCCATGGTGGAAGTCTATACCGACGATTCGTACTGCGATTTCTGGGATATTACTAGTTGCAGCATTTGCCATCATCGTGCAAATGGAAGCACAAACGCCAACAACAAACGCCCTATTTTTAGCATCAATGGTGATTGGTGGCTACGCATTGTTTTGGCAAGGGTTGAAAAACTTATTTTCACTTACATTCGATATGAAGACATTAATGACCATTGCTGTACTTGGAGCGGTTGCCATTGGTGAGTTGCCAGAAGGAGCTGTTGTTGTCTTTTTATTTGCGATTAGTGAAGCGCTCGAAACGTTTGCAATGGACCGAGCACGCCGTTCTATCGAATCGCTTGTAGATATGTCACCTAAAACAGCGAATGTAAAAAAGGGTGAAAAGATTGAGCAAGTTGCTGTAGATGCCATTCAAATTGGTGATGTTATGGTTGTTCGGCCTGGAGAAAAAATCGCAATGGATGGATTGGTTCGCCTTGGCCAATCTTCTGTCAATCAAGCAGCGATAACAGGTGAATCAATGCCAGTTGTCAAAACTGCAGGTGAAACTGTGTTTGCCGGGACATTAAATGAAGAAGGTATGCTTGAAATTGAAGTAACAAAAACACATGAAGATACGACATTAGCTAAGATGATTCATTTAGTGGAAGAGGCGCAAGCAGAACGAGCTCCGTCACAAGCATTTATTGATAAATTTGCCTCGGTTTACACACCGATTATCATTGCGATTGCCATCGGTGTAGCTATTGTTCCGCCCCTGTTTTTTGGTGGAGAATGGATGACATGGATTTATCAAGGGTTAGCTGTTTTAGTTGTCGGATGTCCGTGTGCTCTCGTCATTTCAACACCTGTATCCATCGTTACGGCGATCGGGAGTGCAGCCAAACAAGGCGTTTTAATAAAAGGTGGTGTCCACTTAGAAGAAGCTGGCCATTTAGAAGTGATCGCATTTGATAAAACAGGTACATTAACAAAGGGAAAACCTGAAGTAACGAATATTGTAACAACAGCTGATATTACTGAAGAGGAAGTATGCCAAGTTGCTGCTGCATTAGAACAGCATTCTCAGCATCCGCTTGCCCAAGCGATTGTACAACTACACAGAGGGACATTGGATGAGGTGGAACAGTTCCATTCCGATACAGGAAAAGGAGTTAGAGGAATTGTCCGAGACGTCGCGTATCGAATTGGAAGCCCGAGTTATATTGAAGAATTTGTTACGATTACAAATACGATCCAAGCTGACATCAACCGGTTACGGGAAGAAGCGAAAACCGTTGTTGTGTTAGCGAACGAAACGAAAATTGTTGGATTATTTGCACTCGCAGACCAAATTAGAAAAGAAAGTCCAACTTTATTACAGCAATTGAAAAAGGTTGGTATTCGAGAAACCGTTTTGCTTACAGGAGACCATGAAAAAACAGCAACCGTCATTGCAAAACAAGTCGGTGTCGACTCTGTTTTATCAAATTTATTACCAGATGGAAAACTAAGCTATATGAAAGACGCAATCGCAAAAGGGAAACGAATTGCTATGGTTGGTGATGGTGTGAATGATGCACCCGCTTTAGCTACAGCGAATGTTGGTATTGCAATGGGTGGAGCAGGAACGGATGTTGCTTTAGAAACAGCAGATGTTGTGCTGATGAAAGATGACTTATCGAAGTTGCCATTTACGATAAAGTTGAGTAAAAAGGCGCTCCGAATTATAAAACAAAATATTACCCTTTCATTAGTATTAAAAATTGTAGCGCTATTGCTTGTTATCCCAGGCTGGTTAACATTATGGATTGCGATAATTGCGGACATGGGAGCGACATTGCTCGTTACATTAAATGGTCTGCGCTTGTTAAAAGTAAAAAAATAG
- a CDS encoding metalloregulator ArsR/SmtB family transcription factor: MTDRCEVFKFDEGKVNKLTSLIENQQKEIVQVANLFKALSDETRMKIAYALSQEVELCVCDVATIIGATTATTSHHLRHLRNIGLAKSRKEGKLVFYSLDDDHVRILIETGLVHGKETIERG; the protein is encoded by the coding sequence ATGACTGACCGTTGTGAAGTATTTAAGTTTGATGAAGGAAAAGTCAATAAACTTACGAGTTTAATAGAAAACCAACAAAAAGAGATTGTTCAAGTTGCGAATCTTTTTAAAGCATTATCTGATGAAACGAGAATGAAAATTGCCTATGCGCTATCCCAAGAAGTGGAATTATGTGTATGTGATGTTGCAACGATTATTGGTGCGACAACTGCCACTACGTCACATCATCTTCGCCATCTTCGTAATATAGGATTAGCAAAAAGTCGAAAAGAAGGAAAGCTTGTGTTTTATTCTTTAGATGATGATCATGTGCGAATCTTGATTGAAACAGGACTTGTTCATGGTAAGGAGACGATTGAACGTGGCTAA
- a CDS encoding DUF5068 domain-containing protein: MKKWLGIMSLSVALALTGCNSEETTKDEDKDVVDNEVEQPVSAEEEEQEEPTETEIESNDAGELNTYITEYTDGEVEIIFTNSNPNINYDAEGFKMIVEQYQIVHVTDMHASITSSFNDKNSGYIITAKVTIDNQTGHDAYYTTNTIIQGKDNYHSQMPRPNFVREEERLRPKSSDDVSHYQPGEKVTGLVSFTYSEEEFEELLQTNPKFRTGTAAANEDFSGQIGQDGVFDFPINEESLQALSERPDFIEDLIESNNYAEKTLLSETMDVNETKTLHDVEVTLEGFQVTEITPTESYEQSFEDFGDKGIVALTIQLNMNNKTDDIISAYGTSGILVVDDNRARYLSQGNLEPRIGDDLEAGKEAKRILVYLIRKDEFELYDKFEIEFGPIRDSQYQDVSKGETLTFELPN; encoded by the coding sequence ATGAAGAAATGGTTAGGAATTATGTCTTTATCTGTTGCGCTTGCATTAACAGGTTGTAACTCTGAAGAGACAACAAAAGATGAAGATAAAGATGTTGTAGATAACGAAGTAGAACAACCGGTCTCTGCTGAAGAGGAGGAACAAGAAGAACCGACGGAAACAGAAATTGAATCAAATGATGCAGGAGAATTGAATACATATATAACTGAATATACAGATGGTGAAGTAGAAATCATTTTTACAAACTCAAATCCTAACATCAATTATGATGCAGAAGGATTTAAAATGATTGTTGAACAATATCAAATTGTTCATGTAACAGATATGCATGCTTCCATTACAAGTTCTTTTAATGATAAAAATAGCGGTTATATTATTACGGCAAAAGTAACGATCGATAACCAAACGGGACACGATGCTTATTACACAACGAATACAATCATTCAAGGAAAAGATAATTACCATAGTCAAATGCCAAGGCCAAATTTTGTTCGTGAAGAAGAAAGGCTAAGACCAAAGTCTTCCGATGATGTTTCCCATTATCAACCTGGTGAAAAAGTGACTGGACTAGTATCATTTACCTACTCCGAAGAAGAATTTGAAGAATTATTACAAACAAATCCTAAGTTCCGTACTGGAACAGCAGCAGCAAATGAAGACTTTAGTGGTCAAATCGGGCAAGATGGGGTATTTGACTTCCCGATAAATGAGGAAAGTTTGCAAGCTCTTTCTGAAAGACCAGACTTTATTGAAGATTTAATTGAATCAAATAATTATGCGGAGAAAACATTACTTTCGGAAACAATGGATGTAAACGAAACAAAAACATTACACGATGTCGAAGTGACTTTGGAAGGCTTTCAAGTTACCGAAATTACTCCAACAGAATCATATGAACAATCGTTTGAAGATTTTGGTGATAAAGGTATTGTAGCTTTAACGATTCAATTAAATATGAATAATAAAACTGATGATATAATAAGTGCTTATGGAACAAGTGGAATTCTTGTTGTCGATGATAACCGTGCAAGATATCTGTCACAAGGAAATCTTGAGCCAAGAATAGGTGATGACCTCGAAGCAGGTAAAGAAGCAAAACGAATTTTAGTGTATTTAATTAGAAAAGATGAATTTGAACTATATGATAAATTCGAAATAGAGTTTGGCCCTATTCGCGATTCACAATATCAAGATGTTTCTAAAGGCGAAACACTTACATTTGAATTACCGAATTAA